The nucleotide window GCTCGTTCAGAATTCAGTTGATTCCAGGGCAACAAAGATAGAGATCGTCCTTGATCTGAATAACTTGGAGCTCATTATATGTGATGACGGCGATGGAATCTCTCTGCATAATTTAAACATACTTGGAACGGCACACGCCACCTCAAAGATAAGCAACTTGAATGATCTGCAGCGTCTGGCTACATACGGATACCGAGGAGAAGCAATATGCTCTATTGCCGGTGTATCCAGTATGACAATTGCTTCAAAGGATAAACACTACGATTCGACATGGGTGCGAAGACTACCAAATGTGGCacaaattttggattttaATGAGAGGGATCTGGAAGGGCATCCCGACTTCAAACTAAAAAGTTTCAAGAAGAATGAGTCAGGAACTGTTGTCCTTGTGAAAAATCTACTACACAATTTGCCTGTAAGAAGAaagtattttcaaaagtacCCAGCTTACAAAACCCACATGATGATTAAACAAGATTTATTTCAAGTGCTTCTTTTACATCCGCATATTGAGATTTCTCTTGATGTAATAGACGATAACGGTAAAAAAAGGAACCTTGTACACTCTCAGAATATTATATCAACATATACGCTGCACGAAAAAATGTCTAGTGTGTTTTTGAATGTGTATGGAGCAATTGTTACTCCTGAGAGCATAAAAAAAGTTGCAAtaactttcaaagaatatcaaataGATGGTCTAATTTCTAAGGTACCAGTAAGATCCAAAGATTTTCAGTTTGTTTTCGTCAATGGCAGGAGACAAAAGGATCCCGcatttttgagaattttaGATAACATGTTCCAGGCTGTCGGTTTCGGTTATGATAACTCCAATACAAGTGCTGTGAAAAGCGTCGGAAGACCATATGATACACATCCaatgttgatatttcatgTACGATGTCCTCATAATATAGATGACTTGATGCAAGATTCAGACAAAAATGTCTGGAATTTATCCCGTTCACACATAATACATCCTTTAATCctcaaaattgttgaatcaTTTTTAAAACATCAAGGTTACAACACAATAAGAAGGAATGGTCATATCAGaaattcaatatcaacaaaaaagcATGTTCCATTTGTCAGTAGCAGCATCTTTGATTCGAGAATCTGTCCATCGAGGACGGCTGGAAAGAGGCTTTCAAGTAGATTAAGAGGCTCGTTATGCGTAGCAAAGGTAGCATTTAGACCTATATTGAgtcaattttattttcaaaaaataacaAATTTGGGGCCTTTCGAAATAAAAAGTGCtagaaattcaaaa belongs to Zygotorulaspora mrakii chromosome 1, complete sequence and includes:
- the MLH3 gene encoding mismatch repair protein MLH3 (similar to Saccharomyces cerevisiae MLH3 (YPL164C); ancestral locus Anc_8.688) → MASIHKIENDVLRRLKSQTLVISPASAVRELVQNSVDSRATKIEIVLDLNNLELIICDDGDGISLHNLNILGTAHATSKISNLNDLQRLATYGYRGEAICSIAGVSSMTIASKDKHYDSTWVRRLPNVAQILDFNERDLEGHPDFKLKSFKKNESGTVVLVKNLLHNLPVRRKYFQKYPAYKTHMMIKQDLFQVLLLHPHIEISLDVIDDNGKKRNLVHSQNIISTYTLHEKMSSVFLNVYGAIVTPESIKKVAITFKEYQIDGLISKVPVRSKDFQFVFVNGRRQKDPAFLRILDNMFQAVGFGYDNSNTSAVKSVGRPYDTHPMLIFHVRCPHNIDDLMQDSDKNVWNLSRSHIIHPLILKIVESFLKHQGYNTIRRNGHIRNSISTKKHVPFVSSSIFDSRICPSRTAGKRLSSRLRGSLCVAKVAFRPILSQFYFQKITNLGPFEIKSARNSKGSFFNINRLNEEQSKFDCTSTKEFLNIKIQRSQLKCAEVVNQVGKKFILLRLPGTRLASHSLLIIVDQHAVDERIKLEFYLKQFLKDIISGTIAIHSLHGCNILLNSTEVDLFEHFKPEFKKWGMTYKLRKEDSGVCCLNLISLPQTVHQKYKGDKVFLKGALLQTVNDIKCSKRLPFAMEEAKIRLQKSPDEFQWWNYIDSIPVIFRELFNSRACRSAIMFGDTLSKGECAVLINDLANCKFPFQCAHGRPSVIPLAELKPIEGGTGGVTERIQPNCPDYNIDI